One genomic segment of Impatiens glandulifera unplaced genomic scaffold, dImpGla2.1, whole genome shotgun sequence includes these proteins:
- the LOC124917835 gene encoding protein MAEA homolog yields MTFESLLNIFLQAGLSALKTPFCYEDDCTKEDPLSQELFRKLAMPLPLSKQHHSKLVCYITNDLMDTENPPLVPPNGYVYSTKAMEEMARKIMG; encoded by the exons ATGACTTTTGAGTCTCTTCTGAACATTTTCTTGCAAGCTGGCTTGTCTGCACTCAAAACACC ATTTTGTTATGAAGATGATTGCACAAAAGAAGACCCACTATCACAGGAGCTCTTCCGCAAACTAGCAATGCCTTTGCCATTATCGAAGCAGCATCACTCGAAGCTGGTCTGTTACATAACAAATGACTTAATGGACACTGAGAATCCTCCACTAGTCCCGCCTAATGGATATGTCTACAGCACAAAG GCTATGGAAGAAATGGCCAGAAAAATAATGGGGTGA